In the genome of Neovison vison isolate M4711 chromosome 4, ASM_NN_V1, whole genome shotgun sequence, the window CACCATGAAAAAGCTGCTAATGAAACTTGTTGAACACAAAAATGGACTTGAAGAACCAAAAGCCATTGTTTTCAAATGAAGAATACTGAACAGTTTTAAGCCTCAATGCTTTTTAATCACCGCTGAGATCTTCCTCATAACATCAGAATGGCAAGCAGGCGAAAATCCACAACCCCCTGCATGGTCCTTGCCAGTGAACAGGATCCAGACCTCGAGTTGATATCAGACTTGGATGAAGGCCCTCCTGTACTGACACCTGTAGAAAACACCAGAGCAGAGAGCGTCTCAAGTGATGAAGTTCATGAATCTGTGGACTCTGAcaatcagcaaaataaaaaagttgaagGTGGCTATGAATGTAAATATTGTACTTTTCAAACCCCAGATCTAAATATGTTTACTTTCCATGTGGATTCCGAACATCCCAACGTCGTGCTAAATTCATCCTATGTCTGTGTTGAATGCAATTTTCTTACCAAAAGGTATGATGCACTTTCTGAGCATAATCTGAAACATCacccaggagaagagaattttAAGTTGACTATGGTGAAACGAAATAACCAGACAATCTTTGAGCAGACAATAAATGATCTGACTTTTGATGGTAGTTTTGTTAAAGAGGAGAATTCAGAGCAAGCTGAACCTGCAGAAGTTGCGTCTTCTGGAATATCTATCAGTAAAACTCCGATcatgaaaatgatgaaaaataaagtggAGAACAAACGGATTACAGTTCACCACAACTCAGCTGAGGACGTTCCTGAagacaaagagaatgaaatcaaaCCAGACCGTGAAGAAACTGTGGAAAACCCAAGTTCTTCGGCTTCTGAATCCAACACAAGTACTTCCATTGTGAACAGAATACATCCGACTACGGCCAGCACGCTCGTGACCCCCACAGCAGTTCTCCCGGGCCTAGCTCAGGTGATAACCGCTGTATCAGCTCAGCAGAATTCCAGTTTGATTCCCAAAGTCTTAATCCCTGTCAATAGCATTCCCACCTACAATGCTGCATTGGATAACAACCCCCTCTTGCTCAACACCTACAACAAATTCCCTTACCCAACAATGTCAGAAATTACTGTTCTTTCCGCTCAAGCAAAATACACAGAGGAACAGATCAAGATCTGGTTTTCAGCCCAACGCCTAAAACATGGTGTCAGCTGGACTCCCGAGGAGGTAGAGGAGGCCAGAAGAAAACAGTTCAATGGAACAGTACACACTGTACCTCAGACCATAACTGTTATTCCTACACACATTTCCACGGGGAGTAATGGTCTACCATCCATTTTACAGACATGCCAAATAGTTGGTCAGCCAGGGCTGGTCCTTACACAAGTAGCTGGAGCCAACACCTTGCCCGTAACAGCACCTATAGCCTTGACCGTGGCAGGGGTTCCAAGTCAAACAAATGTACAGAAAAGTCAGGCGCCTGCTGCTCAGCCGAACGCAGAGACAAAGCCAGCCACAGCAGCCATTCCACCCTCTCCGCTCATCAAACCCGAAACCGCAGTGGCAAACCCTGATTCCTTTGGCATTCGGGCCAAAAAGACTAAAGAGCAACTGGCCGAATTAAAAGTCAGCTACcttaaaaaccagtttccccacgATTCAGAAATCATCAGACTTATGAAAATCACAGGCCTGActaaaggagagattaaaaaatggTTTAGTGACACTAGGTACAACCAGAGAAATTCAAAGAGTAATCAGTGCTTACATCTCAACAACGACTCCTCCAGCACTATTCTTATAGACTCCAGCGATGAAACCACGGAGTCCCCCACTGTGGTTACTTCACAGCCGAAGCAGTCCTGGAATCCTTTTCCCGACTTCACTCCCCAGAAGTTTAAAGAGAAGACCACAGAGCAGCTTCGTGCCCTTCAGGCGAGTTTTCTCAACAGCTCCGTACTCACCGATGAAGAATTAAATAGGTTAAGAGCGCAAACCAAACTTACCAGAAGGGAAATTGATGCTTGGTTTacagagaagaagaaatcaaaagctttaaaggaagagaaggtagaaatagatgaaaataatgCAGGTAGTTCCAAAGAAGAAGCTGGAGAAACTTCTCCCAGAGATGACTCTGGTGCACCTAAGCCAGGGAGCACAGGCAAGATCTGTAAAAAAACACCCGAGCAGTTACACATGCTGAAGAGTGCTTTTGTCCGAACACAGTGGCCATCACCGGAAGAGTATGACAAGTTGGCTGAAGAAAGCGGGCTTGCTAGAACAGACATCGTCAGTTGGTTTGGCGACACTCG includes:
- the ZHX1 gene encoding zinc fingers and homeoboxes protein 1; translation: MASRRKSTTPCMVLASEQDPDLELISDLDEGPPVLTPVENTRAESVSSDEVHESVDSDNQQNKKVEGGYECKYCTFQTPDLNMFTFHVDSEHPNVVLNSSYVCVECNFLTKRYDALSEHNLKHHPGEENFKLTMVKRNNQTIFEQTINDLTFDGSFVKEENSEQAEPAEVASSGISISKTPIMKMMKNKVENKRITVHHNSAEDVPEDKENEIKPDREETVENPSSSASESNTSTSIVNRIHPTTASTLVTPTAVLPGLAQVITAVSAQQNSSLIPKVLIPVNSIPTYNAALDNNPLLLNTYNKFPYPTMSEITVLSAQAKYTEEQIKIWFSAQRLKHGVSWTPEEVEEARRKQFNGTVHTVPQTITVIPTHISTGSNGLPSILQTCQIVGQPGLVLTQVAGANTLPVTAPIALTVAGVPSQTNVQKSQAPAAQPNAETKPATAAIPPSPLIKPETAVANPDSFGIRAKKTKEQLAELKVSYLKNQFPHDSEIIRLMKITGLTKGEIKKWFSDTRYNQRNSKSNQCLHLNNDSSSTILIDSSDETTESPTVVTSQPKQSWNPFPDFTPQKFKEKTTEQLRALQASFLNSSVLTDEELNRLRAQTKLTRREIDAWFTEKKKSKALKEEKVEIDENNAGSSKEEAGETSPRDDSGAPKPGSTGKICKKTPEQLHMLKSAFVRTQWPSPEEYDKLAEESGLARTDIVSWFGDTRYAWKNGNLKWYYYYQSANSSSMNGLSSLRKRGRGRPKGRGRGRPRGRPRGSKRMNNWDRGPSLIKFKTGTAILKDYYLKHKFLNEQDLDELVNKSHMGYEQVREWFAERQRRSELGIELFEENEEEDEVIDDQEEDEEETDDSDTWEPPRHVKRKLSKSDD